The genomic stretch GCCGTGGCGGTCAATCCCCTGAAAACCGGCAACGATAATAATCGTCCCGTTCTTGATATCTTCGCGGATGTTCTTGTCACCGATCTCCTCAATTCGTGCTTTACTGTACGCACTGTCGGTGTAAATCGGAATCTGGTGCCCGAGATAACTTTTTGCGTTGTAACCCATTGACTGGAGGCACATGGCCAGCAGCGCGATAGTTACCTGTTCGCCGGTTGCAACGAGAACGTCATACTCGCGCTCACTCGGAAACTCACACATCTCGTTGGCGAGTGCCACCAGTTTGTTGGTTTCACCGGACATCGCCGAAACAATAACAACGACATCATTCCCGTCGTCATAGGTGCGGCCGATGCGTCGTGCAACATTGCGAATGCGCTCCACATCACCGACCGACGTACCACCATATTTTTGTACGACTAAAGCCATAGAACTGTGTCCTCCCAAGCAGCTTACGGACTATACGGGCCGAAGCGAAAATTTGGATATTTGAGAACAGATTTTAGCTCTTTTGAGGTGCATAGCCGTAGCTATGAACCAAAAAGGAGCTGAAATATGAGCCAAACAGCCGGGTATGCAGCCGGCTCATGGATAGTCCGACAGGCTGCTAGTGCTTTACCGCATCATGCGGACGAATCTGGATCATGCCCAGAGTTTGATTAAATAGCAGGATTACCCGCTGCGGTCAAAACATTTTTCCAGCGTTTGTCTTAACTCTGATCAACAGCAACTTTCCACGCGGCAAAGAGTCGCGACAGCAATGCCTCGGCATCCACTCCGCAGGCCCGACAAACGATTTCACGGCGAGAGGCGGCAACTATTTTCAGCTCAATATGTACCCCCGCGCGCGCACCGCCCGCGTACCCGGCACAGGTGTCGAAACGATCCGCCCATTCGACCAGAGAAATGCCGCCATCCTCAATAAATTCATCGCCGCCGAGATCATCAAGCTCGTCAGGATGGGACAAACGATAGTAATCGAAATGATACAGGGGCAAACGTCCCTGATAAAGATTCATCAGCGTGTAACTGGGGCTAACGACCGGCTCATCAGCTGGAACCCCAAGTCCCGCTGCGACCCCCTGAGCGAAACAGGTTTTTCCGGCGCCAAGCGGGCCACTCAGCCAGATCGTCAGGGACTTGTCCAGCTGTTCGCCGAGCCTCCGGGCAAAAGCCCGGGTCTCCTCCGGAGAAGCGGTAATCACCACCCGTGAAGACACCGCGGTTACTCCATGGAACGAATAATATCGAGACGCCCGACCACCCCGACCACCCGCTCGTTCTCCACGACCGGAACCAGATGTGCAGCCTTGCCCGCCATCAGGGCCGCTATTTCACTCACCGGAGTTGCCGGGGTACAGGTCGGCACATCGACGCGACAGATATCACGTACCGTCCGGGCGGACATCTTGCGTACTTCTTCGCGAAACGTCTTGTCACTTTCGAGGTAGATAACCCAATCGAAAATCGAAATCACCGTCGGGATATGCAACGGCTGATCACGCTCGACCAGATCGTTCTGTGAAACCTGCCCGTACAGCTTCCCGTTTTCGATCACCGGGAGTGCGTTAACGCGCGTCTCAACGAAAATTTTCGCCAGTTTTTCAATCGTTGTTTCAGGTGTCACCGAGTGAACATCCCGGGTCATTATATCTTTGGCCGTCAACATGTCTGACTCCTTATCAGTCGCAGTTCCCGCCAGGCGGCAGGAAGTTCATTCAGCAGTTCGGTTGCGGTCATTCCGACGTCACCGTGGCGCGTAGCCCAGTGATCAGCCGCAGCCCCATGCAGATAGCTGCCGAGCACAGCAGCATCATCAACAGTCAATCCCTGTGCCAGAAGCGCCCCGATCAACCCGGTCAGGA from Desulfuromonadaceae bacterium encodes the following:
- the tsaE gene encoding tRNA (adenosine(37)-N6)-threonylcarbamoyltransferase complex ATPase subunit type 1 TsaE, whose amino-acid sequence is MSSRVVITASPEETRAFARRLGEQLDKSLTIWLSGPLGAGKTCFAQGVAAGLGVPADEPVVSPSYTLMNLYQGRLPLYHFDYYRLSHPDELDDLGGDEFIEDGGISLVEWADRFDTCAGYAGGARAGVHIELKIVAASRREIVCRACGVDAEALLSRLFAAWKVAVDQS
- a CDS encoding CBS domain-containing protein, coding for MLTAKDIMTRDVHSVTPETTIEKLAKIFVETRVNALPVIENGKLYGQVSQNDLVERDQPLHIPTVISIFDWVIYLESDKTFREEVRKMSARTVRDICRVDVPTCTPATPVSEIAALMAGKAAHLVPVVENERVVGVVGRLDIIRSME